The Canis lupus baileyi chromosome 26, mCanLup2.hap1, whole genome shotgun sequence DNA window TGGAAGCTCATTACTTATCCACAACAGGACTTGAAAAGGATGCCAGGGCagcccccagtggctcagcggtttagtgctgccttcagccccagggcatgatcctggagacccgggatcaagtcccaggttgggctccctgcagggagcctgcttctctctctgcctgtgtctctgcctctctctctctctctctctctgtgtgtctcatgaatacataaataaaatcttaaaaaaaaaaaagaaaaagaaaaagaaaaaaaaggatgccaGCACCTCTAGCCTAGCAGGACCATCACCACATGGATGCAGGCAGAGGGGCCTGGTATCCAGGAAAGAGCTCTGACCTGGAGGCAAGCTGGACACCTGGATCTGCAGGATGCCTTTGTGTCACTTaagttctctgagcctccacttcTCTGTATACAAAATGCTGGATTTGGCTTTATAGATGCTCTAAGGCTCTTCCCTAATACTAAAAGcctatgacttttcttttttttctttctttctttctttctttctttctttctttctttctttctttctttcttttgagccTATGACTTTTCTAAAGTATTGTCTAATTTTCCAACTATTCTAAATTCTCTGCCTTCAAAACTGCTCCTTCACATCCACTGTGCTTGACACAACACTTAAAACCTGAcataatgggatccctgggtggcacagcggtttagcgcctgcctttggcccagggcgcgatcctggagacctgggatcgaatcccacatcaggctcctggtgcatggagcctgcttctccctctgcctgtgtctctgcctctctctctctctctgtgactatcataaaaaaattaaaaaattaaaaaaaaaaaaacctgacataaAACTCTTCATACAAGTTATATCATTTGACTTTCAAAACAGCCACCTGAGGTAGATACTTGTCCCTGCCCCTAGTCACATGGTGAGTTAACAGCAGACCCATGTCTCTTCCTTTCAAAGCCTAGCCCACTGCTCCACAACCCTCACTTGGCCTCCAacctcctttctccctttcctgggcaaaaaataaaaaatccagccACGGCCAGGTTACATACTACAAAGCCAATTCCTCTTTTTCCTTGTGAAGCTTTGATGGTGGAGCCCAGACATCAGGAGTTGGAGTTGGGGACATAGGAGACACATCATCTTTCATTATGGATACCTGGTCAGTGTTACACATGTGACAGATTAGCAGACCTGAGATCAGAGAGGGAGGCTGAGACCAGATGTAAAAgaaggttgttttttgtttttatacacaGTGTAGTTTTATTGAGTTTACCTGAGGCCATTCCTGTTTCTACATGTAAGTATATAAACATTTGTATCTTAATGAATAAGGCTGTTGCATTATACCCAGTGTAGGAGaggatgtattttgttttttgttttgttttgaagaaagtTTCTAGGAACTGACAGAACATTTCCAAAGAGGAAAGGTGGAAAATAAAAAAGGCCTTAAACAGAAACCAGAACTCCTCCCGGAGTGGAGAGGGGGCACTGCATGGGATCTCATGGGAGGGAACATCTAGATAGGTATTTCCTATGTCTGGGAGGAGGCAGACTTGAAGGGAGTATGCTTACAAACAGGCAGGGGCCTCTTGGAGGGAGCGGCATGACTGCTATGTGAGCTAAGGTATCTAACCTCTCTGGCTCAGATGAACAGATGAGCCTGTCCCTCTTTTCCACCAAGAAGTCACTGTCCCAAAGACCACCATGGTAGAGTTGCTGAAGTGGTGCTGTGGACAGCATTCTCTGGAGGAAGTCTTGCCTTTCGGGGACCTATATTACAGTTCCAGAGTTATCGAGCCACATGTTGGGAAGTCCTAAACCTGAGCTTGTGGGTGGACACAGGGCTTGGATTGGGATTCCGAATCCTACCAGTACAAAAGCCAGCTCACTCTGGCCCCTCTCAGAGCtggtttcctgatctgtaaaataggaattcAACTCCCTACAAAGTTatcatgagaaatatataagcACTTTCTTACCAAAATGCCTGATACACAATTAGGTATGCAAGAAAATAGCGATGGGTATGGAAATAGATCTTTCTGTTTGACCACTGGTGTCACAATCAGTTGAGAAGTGGGTCCTACATCATGTTACTGGTAATTGTTGAAGTACcaaaatttgtaaaattatttacaGTGGAATCATATCATATATGCCTGTAACATATTGTATGATCTTGAGTCAGGACATTTGGCCTCTCTGAACCTCTGTCCTCATTAGTAACATGGGAATAATACTACCTGATAGCCAGAGacggagaatataaaaatgaacaaaccacATTTGTGGAATGCTCAGTCAAGCAGGGACATTTCAGGAGTCTGTGCAACTCATGGATTAAAACCAGAAATCTAATCTTAGAGTTCAAAGCCTATCCTTCCTGTCTCCCAGGCCACCTTTTGAGCCCTTTACCTCATAGCTCCTCCTAAACTATAGTCAAATAACCCTTTCCTACCTCATCCCCTCAACTCACTCTTGCTTAAGCCATTCTGCCTAGAATGCCCTTGCCTTCAATTCTTCTCGTTAAAAATCatcagttcttttaaaatttacttcagGCATCACGTTTTCCCTGCTGCCTTTCTCCTGCTGCTGCCCGGGACTTACCTCTAAAGTTgggcacagaaaaagaaatgccaggAGATGGCAAAGCTGTTTTGTGAATGCATTCTCCCCCTAGCTTGAGATCCCAGAAGGGTAGGGTTAAGTCTCAAACATCCCAATATCCCATCATCAGGCCCTCCATTCAGTGGATGACCCTTAGAATAGTCTCCAGTTACCCTTCCCAAGTGGATTCTTGATTTCTAAGACCAGCACAGAGTTCAATATATGACCATTTAGGCAAACAGGAGGGAGCTCAATTTCCTCTAAGTGGCCTCTTATAAATGTGGGACTTTAGGAAAGACATTTAATCTTTATGAGCCTccattctcatctataaaattagggTAACATGACTAAGCTTATTgtgagaataaagaaaatcaactaCAAAGCACCTAGCATccagcagatgctcaataaatagttccCCCTGAGGAGCACTGGATCAACCCaaagtgtagggatccctgggtggcgcagcggtttagcacctgcctttggcccagggcgcgatcctggagacccgggatcgaatcccacgtcaggctcccggtgcatggagcctgcttctccctctgcctgtgtctctgcgcctctctctctctctgtgtgtgtaactatcataaataaataaaaattaaaaaaaaaaaaaaaaaacccaaagtgtaaagggggagaaaaataaaatatgaattgaaacacacaaaatataaggtagaggaaaaaatatgaataggGATTATAATGAATATAATGGGCTAAATTCACCTATTAAATGATAGTCTTAGATGAGGTTAAAAAATAGGCTGTTTACAAGAGACATACCTGAAAAGATAGAATTCTCTCACTTTACGCGTTCTTTCAACCCAAGGCTGTGCCTGCAGCCTTTATCAGTCCACACTGCAGACAACCCTTTGTTTTCATCAGCACACAACCATTACTTCTTATTCATGCCATATATTATTGGCTGTGGATTATCTATTTAATAAAGGCTCAAAATTTTTTAGGcaccaaaatttttatttaccctCCTTCCCACTCTCTTTGAACATTATAAACAATTAAACATTATAAACCAAACTAATCTTTTTGATCCAGGGTTGTGATAAGAACCATCATGTTACAAAGAGGTGGCCAGATCTATGTCTGCTTTTATGATTCTCTGGCCCTTCTCAACCTCAGGCTGTCACTTCTCTTGTCCTTTCTGGCTGTCCCTTAACAGTCTATTCTAACCTCTGTAAAATAGAAACTGAAAGTACTAACCTCATTGTTCTGTGAAACCTCTTCAAAAGAATGCCCAGCACTAAGCCAGGCTCTCTGGGGCATTCAAACTCTCAGAAGTTCCTCCCTTCCTTTTGATATCATTCATTCTCATCTGTCATGGGCTGAGGGACCAGTGAACCAGTAACTAAGAACATGGGTAGAAAGTTCATAGGCCAAGTGAGGGCCTAGATGGTAAAGTGTATGGGCTTTGTGACCACCACTGCTGACTTCCAAACTAAGTAAGGACTGACTGAGTGAACAGTTCCAAAACCCCTGAGCTCAGGGTTCCTTGCGGGTTTCTCCTATGTACTTCTATTATGACCAGGGCTTGAGAAGGGGCTTCTCCATTCCCTCTGCCACACCTAGAACAGTATGAAGGATGCAGCAAAGGCCAAAGACTAAGTGACCAGCACTGGGGAGTCAGTGGGGGACATTAACAAACCTATCTCAAAGTTGGTGCCATTTGCTCTTGGGGAAGAGAGGTGGGACCCCAGCAAGGCCAGCAGTTATAAGGCAAACAATAAGCCTGGTTCTCAGTAGCGGTAATGATCGGGCTTGAAGGGGCCATCACGGGACAAGCCCAGGTACTGGGCCTGCTTCTCAGTCAGCTTGGTCAGCTTCACATTCAGCTTACCCAGGTGAGCTTCAGCCACTGCTTCATCCAGCTGGAGAGAAACACAGGAAGACCCAGAATCAATGCCATGCTCTGGGACCCCTTACCTGCATCCAGCTACCAATACAGACAATTATTCTGTTGGAGTATCTGTCATGTGTTACATCTTACCTCATCCTATCCTCATAGTCAGCTTCAGTGGATGTGTTGTTTTTGGCTGCCTAGCTTCCCTTTTTCAAGAGGGAACCATACCCACCCCCCAAAGTAGCCCCAATGAAACCATCAACTATATTCCTTCCTCACTCTCCACCAATCCACGCAACTAGCCAAAAGCTTCTCTGGAATTTAACTAAGgatagaatatattttctatgACAGGTAGAGACAGGGACTCTTCAATTCCTAAAAGggagggaatcttttttttttaagattttatttatttgagagagagagagagagagagagagcacaagcactcTCTTgtggagagagtggggagagggagaagcaggctccttactgagcaggtagcctgatatggggctcaatcccaggaccctaggatcatgacctgagctgaaggcacacacttaactgactgagccacccaggtgctgtcagggagggaatcttttttttttaatttattttttttaagttttttatttatttatgatagtcacagagagagagaggcagagacataggcagagggagaagcaggctccatgcaccgggagcccgatgtgggattcgatcccgggtctccaggatcgcgccctgggccaaaggcaggcgccaaaccactgcgctacccagggatcagGGAGGGAATCTTAAACAGGGAAGGTATCCGTCTCAGCTCATAAGTGGCAAGTCTATttgataagtgaaatgaatgtaaagaaaatagccaagacatagaaagaTGAATCTTTAGGTCCACTGTCTGACTCTTAGAGTTCTATGTTATATAGCCAAGAGTTCCTTTTTAGATTATAATGGTTgtgatagttttaaaatatatccttaaaagtctgtccaaaattctttttttttttaagattttacttatttatttgacagagagatagagagagccagagagcacagcagggggaatggcagagggagaaggaaaagcaggctcctcgctgagcagggagccctatgtggggctcagtcccaggaccctgggatcatgacctgagctgaaggcacacacttaactcactgggccacccaggtccccttgTCCATAGATTCTTAACACCCTTTCCTTTAAGAGGGAGAGCCTATTCCTTATCTTTGAGTAACTCCCTCTAATGAAtagaataaagcaaaaatgatGTTGTGGGACTTGGAGACTAGGTCCTAAAAGGCACTTGCAGCTTCCTCCTTTGCTCTACTCTGGATCACTCATTCTAGGGGAAGGCCAGCTGCCATCTCATCTGGACACTTAAGCAATCCTATGGAGACGGACCCATGTGGTGAGGAATTGAGACCTGCCAACAGCCAACACTGACATGAAGTGAATCTTCCagccagtcaagccttcagatgacaaCAGCCACTCTCTGGGAGTCATTCCCTGCTTTtgggcctccatttcctcctctgttaGATGGAATGTTTCTGCCTATGGAGGACCCCTAAGAGGATAGAGATAAACCTACCTTTTTGGGCAGGAAGTGAACCCCAACAGAGTACTTGTCTGGGTGGGTCCACAATTCTATCTGTGCCAGCACTTGATTGGTGAATGAGTTGCTCATCACAAAGCTGGGATGGCCCATAGCACAGCCCAGGTTGACCAGCCGGCCCTCAGCCAACAGGATGATACGGCGCCCATTTTTCAGCCGGTAGCGGTCAACCTGCAATTGAGCAGAGCAATAATGAGGGTTGGCAGGGCACTGTTCCTGCCTCATCCTACCCTCTTGTCCAGCAGGACTTCCTCCCTCCAATAGTGTCTGTGAAGGGCCTAGACCATCTTAGAACAACCTCCAGCATTGCGCCTGGCACTCAAAATTAGTAGGAGCCAATATTTATTTAGCAGCTCTGAGCTACAAACCTCATGGGTCTGCTGTGAGAATTTAATGAGTGGACATGTGTCAAGCACTTGACACATGGTTTGGCAGATAGATACTAAGTACTCATAAGTATTAGCTAATATTATTATTGCCATGTGCCCTGGGCTAAGAGCatacacaattatatatatacatataattatcaCATTTGATTCTAATAACAACCCTATGATGTATGTactactattatcctcatttcacacATAGAGAAACTGAAGTCTAAAGGGTTAAGTTGCTGCAATTTGAGCCTGGAGGACATTTTGAGGACAAATCCCATATTCTCAATCATCATGCTTAGTAAAAATTGAATGGAGTGGTACTCAACCTAAGCTGCACAGCAGAATCATCttgagagctttaaaaaaaaaaaaaaaaaaaatggagatgtcCTGATGTCATTCTAAGATTTTGATTTAAGAGGCCTTAAAACcaggccttcctccctcccatctcACTGCCCAGGTTGCCAGAGTCTGCTCATCTACCCTCCTTGGTGATCAGTCCACAAACATGTCCCCCGCTGTCTTCCATCTGCCCACGCTGCTGGGCCTACTCACCTGGGGCTTGATGTTCACTTTCTCTACAGCATTTTCATTCAGCCATTTGACGTCAATCTCCACGTCAAAGTGTCCGATGTTACACACAATGGCATCATCTTTCATCTGTTCAAAGTGCCTGTTGGGGAGCGCCAACCCATGGAAAACTGTTAGGGACAAAGAGCGACCCAAGCCTAACCCCTTCCTTGTTCCCTGCAACCCCCAACCTAGCACCTACCGGCCAAGGATGATGTCAACACAGCCTGTGGTGGTGACAAATATATTGCCTTCCTGACAGGCCTCATCCATAGTGGTCACCTCATAGCCTGTGCAGAGATGGTGTCCACAGGTCATCCAGGgtggccctgcccctcctctggccccAGTGGCTGACAGACAACCCTCGCCCTATCATACCCTCCATGGCAGCCTGCAGTGCATTGATGGGGTCGATCTCCGTGATGATGACGCGGGCCCCAAAACCCCGCAGGGCCTGGGCACAACCTTTGCCCACATCGCCATAGCCTGCTACCACTGCCACCTTGCCTGCAATCATCACATCCGTAGCCCGCTTGATGCCATCTATAAGAGACTCCCGGCAGCCATACAGGTTGTCAAACTTGCTCTGAAAGAAGAGGGGCAAAAGGGTGATGGGGGCAGGCAAGGCCCTGGGGCCTCAGAAACTACTCTCAGCATCTTGGCCTAATCAGCTCCTGTGACTTCTCCCTACCAGCTAATGTGCTCATATGCCCCTTGCTCTGAATCAGCCCAAGACCTTCTCCCTAGCCTTTCTATGCCAGTCTAGAAGGCTTCCTAAGGATTAACTGCTAAGAGAGATTGCCTAAAACCTGCTTCATTTTAAAGCTCTTGGTGCCCAGCTCTAAAACTCACCATAGagttcttttcctctttaatCTACTTATTACCCTCAGTCGCTTATTACCCCttacccacccccaccaccacccctcaaaTGAGGGCTTCAAGTCTCTAGCCTACAGCCTTCCCAGGGGCCCTTCTTCAGAGGCCTACTCCTGAGCACTGGGAATGAACAGCTGAACATGGCACTGCCCCCAGACTCACTTTGGTGACAGAGTCGTTCACATTGATGGCAGGCACCTTCAGCTTCCCGTTGGCCATCATCTTGTATAGATTATGAACCCCTGTTGTGGTCTCTTCAGAAATGCCTCGGATGCCTGGACAAGAGAGAAGGGGATGAGCCTAAGGGGCTGCCCAAGGGGAAAAAGGCAGTGCCTCTGGCATGAGACCCCAAGAGCCTCAGAGAGCCCACACCTCAACTCATCCAAATTCCTTATCTTTGCCCCTGAAAGCTGCTCCTCTTTCTGGGTTCCATCTCTGTGACTGATACCAGTCACCTGATCCTCCAGGCCAGCATGCAAGAGGAGTCACCACCATCACCAGGCCTAAGCACTCCAGCTTGGGCTAGAGCTGGTGCTCTCTCACCAGCAATCTCAAGCTCTTCATGCCTGCTGCCACTGCCCTAGTGGCAGTGCCCAGCACGACCCATCTTCTACACAGGAGCCAGCAGCcatttttaatgtgtatatattttcagagaaatctttttttagactttatttattcatgagagacacacagagagagtcagagacataggttcccttgaggagcctgatgcaggacttgatcccaggaccacgggatcacgacctgaaccaaagacagatgctcaaccactgagccacgcaggtgcccccagagAAATCTTTTTAATATCATCCAATTATTTCTCTTTGCTCTCAGGATCAAGCCAAAATCTCTCTAGCCTGTTAAGTCCTCACACATCTGCCCTTCATTAGGGCTCCAGCCACACCCTGCAATTCTCCCCAGTGAAAAAAAGCTGACAAACTGGCTTCCTTTCAGTTTCCTGAATAGTCCATcttttcctgcctcagggcctttgtactcaGTACTCCCTCTACATTCCTCCCCACCCAGATTTAACAAAGCTAATCCCAGCCCTGGCCTTATGCTTGCCCTCAAACCAGACCTTAGCCAGGCCTCCCCACCACAACCTCAGCCCCACATCATCAGAAATCTGGAGTCCAGGCCCCAACATGTCTGTGGGAAACTGCCATCCTCCCATCTTCCACAGAATCTGCTGCTCGAGGCAGTGGAATCTTGCCAGGCTGCTGCTTTCACATGGGCAAGCAGGCCCCATCTAGAACACCTTGCCCACACACCTACCCCACTTACCTACCTGATAGGAGCTGTGGGTACTTGGTGTGGATGAGATTGGTAAGGTCACCTCCGTCATCCAGAATCATGTTGAGGGGTCCATCCTTAAAGTACAGTGTCTGCTCAATGCACCACAGGTACTCCTCATCCGTTTCACCCTTCCAGGCATACACTGGAGGTGGAGTGGGACAGCACATCAGAACCTGGCCCTCCCCACTGGTGCCTGCTCCAGGGAACCACCTGAGCACAGCCAATACAATCTCCTACCAAATTCCCATCCCTAGAAGATTCAGGCAGTGAAAAGAACAGAACTTGGAACCAGATCTGAGTACAAATCCTGGTTCTACattcaccagctgtgtgactttgagcaaatcacttcccctctgtgagcctcagtttcttcatctctaatatACAGATTAAGGCCAAGTACGGCCCCCCAGATATAGGTATctggaaataattatttccttccCTACTCCCTTCTGTCTGGGCCCCAAAGACTAGGACATCAACCTAAGGACCAGGGCTCCCACCCATGATGCCTACTGCTGGGATGAAGGTGCTACAGGATCAGTGAGCCACACTCAGGTGGACCAGCAGCCAAAGTCCAAGATTAATTTTGCACTGAAGGACTTGAGGGCCCAGCAGTCTCTGTGGTGGGTTGTCCCAGACTGTCTGACCAAAAAATTATTCTGACTGTCTCATGCTCCATCTCGTTTTTTCTATCTCTGAGGCAGGCaataccatcatcatcatttacAGATGCCCAGAGAGGGGCTAAGATGTGCCCTGTCACTCAGCATGGGCATTCCAGAACAGCCACCAGAATCCAGGACTCCTGACTGCCAGCCCAGACTGGGACACtgacgcggggggggggggggggggggcgcttcCATGAATCTCCTGTGAGCAAATGTAACTGACCAAGCAGGCCCAgcagctgcctcctcctccaaacTATAGCAGACAGTGGTCTTGTAAACAAGGCCTTTCCCAGAAAAGGGTCATGGAGTCAAATAAGGCTGAGGAGTGGGGGACCTGTCTGAGCCCTTCCAAGCCCCCCCCAACCCATTCCCTCCACCTATGGCTGGTTAGAAGGAatgtcctatttattttatttttttaagattttatttatttattcatgagagacagagagagaggagagacacagaggagaagcaggctccattcaggaagcccgacgtgggactcgatcccgggactccaggatcacaccctgggccagaggcaggtgccaaaccactgagccacccagggatccccaggaatgtCCTATTTAATCACCATCAGAGCTAACCACTCTCCTCCTCAAGTCCCAGCAGACTGTGCCT harbors:
- the AHCY gene encoding adenosylhomocysteinase isoform X2, yielding MPGLMRMREMYSASKPLKGARIAGCLHMTVETAVLIETLVALGAEVQWSSCNIFSTQDHAAAAIAKAGIPVYAWKGETDEEYLWCIEQTLYFKDGPLNMILDDGGDLTNLIHTKYPQLLSGIRGISEETTTGVHNLYKMMANGKLKVPAINVNDSVTKSKFDNLYGCRESLIDGIKRATDVMIAGKVAVVAGYGDVGKGCAQALRGFGARVIITEIDPINALQAAMEGYEVTTMDEACQEGNIFVTTTGCVDIILGRHFEQMKDDAIVCNIGHFDVEIDVKWLNENAVEKVNIKPQVDRYRLKNGRRIILLAEGRLVNLGCAMGHPSFVMSNSFTNQVLAQIELWTHPDKYSVGVHFLPKKLDEAVAEAHLGKLNVKLTKLTEKQAQYLGLSRDGPFKPDHYRY
- the AHCY gene encoding adenosylhomocysteinase isoform X1, encoding MSDKLPYKVADISLASWGRKALDIAENEMPGLMRMREMYSASKPLKGARIAGCLHMTVETAVLIETLVALGAEVQWSSCNIFSTQDHAAAAIAKAGIPVYAWKGETDEEYLWCIEQTLYFKDGPLNMILDDGGDLTNLIHTKYPQLLSGIRGISEETTTGVHNLYKMMANGKLKVPAINVNDSVTKSKFDNLYGCRESLIDGIKRATDVMIAGKVAVVAGYGDVGKGCAQALRGFGARVIITEIDPINALQAAMEGYEVTTMDEACQEGNIFVTTTGCVDIILGRHFEQMKDDAIVCNIGHFDVEIDVKWLNENAVEKVNIKPQVDRYRLKNGRRIILLAEGRLVNLGCAMGHPSFVMSNSFTNQVLAQIELWTHPDKYSVGVHFLPKKLDEAVAEAHLGKLNVKLTKLTEKQAQYLGLSRDGPFKPDHYRY